The genomic segment ATAATTGTTACGAGTATGGAGAAAATACGATAGTACATCTTTTTATTTACTATTTTACAATTTACTATTTACTATTTGTGTTTGTTCGGTCAACTGATTTGTTCACTGGTTTTTCCGAACCTGCGCTCACGCTTCTGATAGTCGTAAATGGCTTTGTGAAGTGCCTCTTCACGAAAGTCCGGCCAATAGGTGTCGCAGAAATAAAGTTCCGAGTAAGCACATTGCCAAAGCAGGTAGTTACTTAGGCGAACTTCTCCACCCGTACGTATCAATAGATCCGGATCGGGCATAAAGTTGGTGGTAAGGTGCTGGGAGAACAGGTGGCTATCAATCCGGTCGGGAGCTAATTCGCCTTTTTGCACTAAGATTGCAATCTGGCGGGCCGCTTCTGTTATCTCCCAATGAGATGAGTAGCTGATTGCCAGCACTAAGGACATTCCCGTATTATTTGCGGTATGTGCCACACAGGTTTCCAAACGTTCCCGTACATTGTCGGGTAGCTTGGTTAAGTCTCCTATAATTCGGAAACTGATATTATTCTTCATGAATGTTTCTTCCTCGATAGAGTCGAAAAGAAGTGCCATCAGTGCGGCGACTTCGTTAGAAGGACGATTCCAATTTTCGGTGGAGAACGTATATAAAGTCAGATATTTGATGCCTAATTTTGACGCTTCTTCTGCAATGATATGCACAGTCTCAGCACCGGCTTGGTGTCCGTAACTGCGTTCTTGTCCACGCAGTTTTGCCCAACGCCCGTTGCCGTCCATGATGATTGCCACGTGCTGTGGAATTCGGCTTAAATCAAGTTCTTCTGTATTCAGCATCTTTCTATACTTACATCTCTTGTCTTGGTTACTATTATTCGTCTTATACCTTATATAATAAAGACAACAATAACATAATAGGTTTATGGTATAGCCGGCATCAGCTTATTAAGATGTCCGCGCCAAACAGCATTTGTCTTTCCGTCGCCACCAAATATTACCCATATATAAGGACTGTCAACAACAATGGAGTAAGGGGCGGTTATGCCTGCCATATCTTTGTCCAATAAGAACTTCTTTTCTGTTTTACGCCAAGATATGCCGTCTACTGAGGAGTAGATAACATTTAGTCTGTTGACGTCTTCACTTCCGAATATATAGAATATATTTCCGTAATTCATCACAACCGGATTTTTCAATGCCGGGCAGAATGCATCATATGCCGTATTATCAAGTGGGAACCAATTCCTGCCATCGTTAGAGACCCAGGGAACCGTTTGTGATAGGTCGCTGTTTGAGGTAGTACCTACCATTATAGTCTGCAGCTGATAGTTTGTTTCAAAGTTGGCGGAGTAGATATTGGCTGTCGGATGATAATTTGTATCGTCAAATTGACCGCTGTTTTGGCTTTCTCCATTGTCGCTGGTAGAGTAAACTCCGTTATCGGTAATAACGGTAAGCGTATTCGGAAAACCTGCCACTAATGCCTGAACATCACTTCCTAATTTAGGTACGATCTCCCATTGAATGCCGTCTTGTGAGGTAAAGACTTGCTTGTTTTCTGTAACAATGTAGAGTTGCTCTCGGGATGTGGTGCTTGTAGCTCCTTCTTCATATTTCACGTTGACAAGTGTTGCCAGCTTGGCATCAGTCGGAAAATCTATATAGGCATCAGCTGTTTCCCATCCGTATTCACTTGGCTTTGTAGAAGTCTTATAAGCAGCATTTTGTGTAAATACCCATAAGTCGTTATTGAACAATATTGCTTTTTGTCCTTTTACAGAAGGTATTCCAGGGAGGGCAGATGCCATACGATCCCAAACTAAAGAGTCTGGATCCTGTTTATGTTTCCTGATTTTGAGGGTATACTCTCGAACTGTGCTGAGGTCCGGCGCATGCACCTTAAATTTCATGCCATCGTTGTTGTTGACTGCTCCAGTCAAGTCTACCGAGTCGGTTTGAACAAATATAGTGTCATTAAGTCCGGCAGTTATCCAACCGCTTACGAGGAAAGTGTCAATTAATATGCGATCAATAATAGTATCTGCTCCAACAGGCAATGAGTCTTGGTTGTAAATCTCTCTGTGCAGTTGGTCTATTGTGAATTTATAATGCTTGCCATATATCGTGTCAAGGGCAAATGCATGTACCGTCGCGTCAGAACTTAATTCGATTGTATTATCATCAGAGTCAAGGCACGAACTTATTGCGATTGATACAAAAATGAAACTTGCAATTATTGCTAAAAACTTTATTCTCATTTTAAAAGATAGTGTTTATTTACAAGTTGCAAAAATAGGAACATTTTTTTCTATAAACAGCTTTATCGGCAAGTTTTATATAAAATTATAGATAATATGGCTGTTTTTCTCGATTAAAAAGCCCTCGAATAAGGCTGTTAGCCTAATCTTGTGGCGATGTAATGCCGAAAATTTCTTCCGAAATATTGTTCATTGACATAAGGTATTTTATTGCCTATTTCAGGTGCTTTAACACCGGAGAATAATTTTAGAGGGCTTTCTTCCACAAAAATCTCGTCCCATAGCTCTGCATTAATGAAAGATTGTAATAAGTAGCTTCCTCCTTCTACGAGTAATGATTGCAGTCCTTGCGCATACAGATGTTGCATGATTTGGGGCAATATATTTTGTTGAAAGTCAATAACGATGTATTCAGTGTTAGGGAATGCTGCATGCGGCTGTCCCGTAAAAACAAGTGTGCGGATACTGTCATCGAACAGATGTAAGGAAGGTGAGAGGCGTTGCTGCCTGTCTATAACAATCCGTACGGGAGATTGACCTTGCCAGTTGCGTACTGTCAGACTGGGATTGTCCAACTCTGCTGTGTGTGTGCCCACCATGATCGTGCTATGTTCTGCCCGTCTTTTGTGTACAAGCATGGAGGTCAGAGGAGTGGATAGAATAACCGGTTTTCCGTCCTTTCGGCATTTGTCAATGTGCTTATCGGCAGACTCAGCCCATTTCAACGTGATGTAGGGCCGGTGCAAAGAGTGGAATGTGACAAAACGCCGGATTAAGTTTTTGCAATCTTCTTCCAGTACTCCGACGATGACTTCACGTCCTGCATCTTTCAATTTTTGAATACCTCGTCCTGCTACTTTTGCAAAGGGATCTTGGCAGCCGATTACAATACGGGGGATTTGTTTCTCGATAATCAGATCGGCGCAAGGCGGTGTCTTACCATAGTGGGCGCAAGGCTCCAGACTGACATAAATGGTGGAGCGTTTCAGTAAAGAGGGCTCTTTTACAGAGCGAATCGCGTTAACTTCGGCATGCGCTTCACCACAACGTATATGATAGCCTTCGCCTATAATTTTCCCGTCGCACACAATTACTGCGCCTACCATTGGATTGGGAGCAGTGTTGCATAAACCGTTTTGGGCTAACTGAATACAACGGCGCATATATTTTTCTTCTTCCATACTTTGTATTACTCTTAAAGTTCTACTATTTTTGCAGCTTGAATGCCGAATGTTATGAATGTTTCCGTCTCTTATATTCGTCGTGCTTTGCAGGAGAGTTACTCTGTGCAAGAAGCTGCCAACTTATCCCGCATTGTCTGTTGTGAAATGCTGGGACAGACCACGATTGATTATTATTTGGGCAAAGATATAATTTTATCTTCAAAAGAGATGCAGAAATTAAATGGCATTCTTGCCCGTTTGCTTAATTTTGAACCGATACAGTATATACAGGGAACTGCCCGTTTTTTGGAACGCTCCTACCATGTCGCTCCGGGAGTGTTGATTCCCCGCCCGGAAACGGAAGAATTGGTGGAGGTAATGCTAAGGGAAATCTCGTCTGATGCCCGTATCCTTGACATTGGAACAGGAAGTGGCTGTATTGCTATCTCTCTTTCCAAAGCGTTCCCGAATGCGAAAGTAACGGCCTGGGATGTTTCGGAGGATGCCCTTTGTATCGCTCGCCGCAATAATGATGATTTGCAGGCGTCGGTTTGTTTTGTGAAGCAGGACGTATTGGCATGGGGAGGGGATGGCGGACAGTGCTATGATGTGATTGTCAGTAATCCACCGTACATCACAGAGTCGGAAAAGCAAGAGATGGAGCGTAATGTTTTGGACTGGGAACCTTTTTCGGCATTATTTGTTCCGAATAATGATCCATTGCTCTTTTATCGGAGAATTGGAGAATTAGGCAGGATGATGCTGGTAGACGGTGGCCGGCTTTATTTTGAAATAAATCGGGCTTATGGGGAGGCTACGGCGATGATGCTTTGTGGACAAGGATATACCGGTATACGGATACTAAAAGATATTTCCGGAAATGATAGATTTGTAATTGCAGAACGATGATAGAAATTACTGAAACAGATGCTTTAAGCCGGCTGGCTGCTTATTGTTCCACAGCGGAACATTGTCGGGCGGAAGTTACGGAGAAGTTGCAGCGATGGGGGATCTCCTATGATGCCATAGACCGTATCATAAACCGTTTGGAACAAGAAAAATACATTGACGAGGAGCGCTTTTGCCGCGCTTTTATTCATGATAAATACCGCTTTGCCAAATGGGGGAAAATAAAAATAGGTCAGGCACTCCAATTAAAGAAAATTCCCCAAAGAGTTTTTTTTCCGTACCTGAATGAAATTGATGAGGATGAATATCTTGCTATTTTGAATAATCTGCTGATGACAAAACGTAAAAGCGTTCATGCCGAGAATGAATTCGAATTGACTAACAAGTTGGTACGTTTTGCTCTGAGCAGAGGATTCGAAATGAAAGATATTCGCCATTGTATTACACTTTCTGATGAAAATGACAATCTGGAGTAAAAATTATCCGTTTTCTTTTTTCTATTCTCGTTAGCTTTCTGTATTTTTGCAGCATATTTATCATAATAGTTAGTTTAGCTATGAAAACTTTAGAAAGATTGTTTGCAGAGAAGTTGCTGAAGATTAAAGCGATTAAACTACAACCCGCTAATCCATTTACTTGGGCATCAGGATGGAAATCTCCGTTTTACTGTGATAACCGTAAAACTCTTTCATATCCTTCTCTCCGTAATTTCGTGAAATTGGAAATTACGCGTCTGATTCTGGAACGTTTCGGCCAGGTTGATGCAATAGCTGGTGTCGCTACAGGAGCTATTCCTCAGGGGGCATTGGTGGCTGATGCATTGAATCTGCCATTTGTATATGTGCGCTCTACTCCGAAAGATCATGGATTGGAGAACCTGATTGAAGGTGAACTTCGTCCGGGCATGAAAGTTGTTGTGGTGGAAGATTTGATTTCTACCGGTGGAAGCAGTTTGAAGGCTGTTGAGGCTATTCGTCGTGATGGATGTGAAGTGATCGGTATGGTTGCTGCTTACACTTATGGGTTTCCTGTTGCAGAGAAGGCATTCAAAGAAGCAAAGGTTCCTTTGGTGACATTGACCAACTACGAAGCCGTAATGGAAGTTGCGCTTCGTACAGGTTATATCGAAGAAGAAGATGTGGCTACGTTGAATGAGTGGCGTAAAGATCCTGCACATTGGGACGCTGGAAAATAAGATTTATTTTATATAATGATAAGATTATGACGAAAGAACCATTCGGATAAATACTGTCCGGATAGTTCTTTTTGTCTTTTAAAGACCATTAGGATTATGACTAAATTTGAAAGTGCGGTGAAGGTGATACCTGCCTCGCAAAATGCTGTTTACGAGAAACTTTCAGACCTTAATAATTTAGATAAGGTAAAGGATCGTCTGCCGCAGGACAAGGTGAAGAATTTGAGCTTTGATAAGGAAAATCTATCGATAGAGGTGCCACCGGTTGGGAAAATCGTATTACAGATCGTAGAGAAAGAACCTTGTAAGTGTATCAAGTTTGCAACAACGAGCTCTCCTTTGCCGTTTAATTTGTGGATACAGATTGTGCCTGTTACAGAAACGGAATGTAAAATGAAACTTACTATTGGAATGGAGTTAAATCCGTTTATGAAAACTATGGTGCAGAAACCTTTGCAGGAAGGATTGGAGAAAATGGCAGAAACTCTGTCGCTAATCAAATATTAATTCATTAATCACTAGAAATTCATGGTTCAGAAACTTTGGGAAAAATCCGTTCAGGTGAATAAGGATATAGAGCGTTTTACGGTGGGACGCGATCGGGAAATGGACCTTTATCTGGCAAAACATGATGTGCTGGGATCCATGGCGCATATCACGATGCTGGAAAGTATCGGCTTGTTGGCAAAGGATGAGTTGTCTTTGTTGCTTGCAGAATTGAAGAATATTTATGTTACAGCTGAAAAAGGGGAGTTTGTGATAGAAGAGGGAGTGGAAGATGTCCATTCTCAGGTGGAGCTGATGCTGACTCGTAAGCTGGGTGATATAGGAAAGAAAATTCACAGTGGACGGTCACGCAATGACCAGGTATTGTTGGATCTGAAACTTTTTACCCGTACGCAGATAAAGGAAATAGCTGAGGCTGTGGAGCAGCTTTTCCATGTGCTTATCATGCAGAGTGAGCGTTATAAGGACGTGTTGATGCCGGGATACACTCATTTACAGATAGCAATGCCATCATCTTTCGGACTGTGGTTTGGCGCTTATGCGGAGAGTTTGGTAGATGATATGCTATTTTTGCAGGCTGCCTTCAAGATGTGTAATCGTAATCCTTTAGGCTCTGCTGCAGGATACGGTTCTTCCTTTCCTCTGAACCGTACGATGACTACTCGGTTATTAGGCTTCGATTCATTGAATTATAATGTGGTATATGCTCAAATGGGGCGCGGTAAAATGGAGCGTAATGTTGCTTTCGCTTTGGCAACTATTGCGGGTACCCTTTCCAAACTTGCATTTGATGCTTGTCTGTTCAATAGTCAGAACTTTGGGTTTGTAAAGTTGCCCGATGACTGTACTACCGGTTCGAGTATCATGCCACATAAGAAAAATCCGGATGTATTTGAACTGACACGTGCCAAATGTAATAAATTACAATCATTACCTCAACAGATAATGATGATAGCCAATAATTTGCCTTCCGGTTATTTCCGGGACTTGCAGATTATTAAGGAGGTGTTCCTGCCTGCTTTTCAGGAATTGAAAGACTGCCTGCAGATGGCAACTTATATTATGAATGAAATCAAGGTGAATGAACATATTCTTGATGATGATAAATATTTGTTTATTTTCAGTGTGGAAGAGGTGAACAGTCTGGTCCGGGAAGGTATGCCGTTTCGCGATGCTTATAAGAAAGTTGGTTTGGACATTGAAGCCGGTAAGTTTTCTCATGACAAAGAAGTGCATCATACGCACGAAGGCAGTATTGGCAATCTGTGCAATGATGAGATTTCTGTTTTAATGCAGAAAGTTGTAGATGGTTTTAATTTTGGAACAATGGAACAGGCTGAAAAGGCACTGCTTAGTAGGTAGCGCTATTAGTTAACTTGTTGTAGTGTACGATGTTAACTTCTTATATTAAGTATGTTAACTTATTAATGATAGCTCAGTTAACATCGTACTTCGAGTCCGTAATTTGAACTGTGTCAGCTAAGGAAAAGAATAAAATATTAACTTTGCTAACACAGTTTATTTTATGAGTGAAGAATTTGATTTTGAAAGTATCAAGAACAAGGCTCTTGAACAGTTGAAGTCTGGTAAACCCTTGTTAGGTAAGGACGGTGCTTTTGCTCCGTTGTTGGAGAGTATATTAAATGCTGCCCTTGAAGGTGAGATGGACGCTCATCTTTCTGAGGATGAACGCATGAGTGGCAACCGTCGTAATGGCAAGATGCAAAAACAAGTACAGACTTCGATGGGAGAAGTCACCGTATCTACCCCTCGTGACCGTAACTCCACCTTTGAACCCCAGTTCATAAAAAAGCGTGAAACCATTCTTGCAGAAGGTGTTGCAGACCGTATCATCGGACTTTATGCTTTGGGAAACAGCACACGTGAGATAAGTGACTGGATGGAGGAGAACTTGGGTAATCGTGTGTCTGCTGAGACAATTAGCGCCATCACCGATCGTGTACTTCCGGAAATAAAGGCATGGCGTTCCCGTAGCCTGGACAGCGTTTATCCGATAGTCTGGATGGATGCCATCCATTATAAGGTAATGGACGAGAGAGGCTGTGCCGTAACCCGTGCGATTTACAATGTACTGGCTCTGGACAGCGAGGGACATAAGGATCTGTTAGGGATGTATATCTCTAAGAATGAGGGCGCGAACTTCTGGCTGAATGTATTGACAGACTTGCAGACCCGTGGTGTCTGTGACATACTCATAGCTTGTGTTGACGGATTGAAAGGCTTCCCAGACGCTATCCAAAGTGTGTTTCCTGATACTATTGTCCAGCTCTGTATTGTCCATCAGGTACGTAACTCCATCAAGTATGTCGGCAGCAAGCACCAAAAAGAGTTCATGAGGGATCTGAAACATGTCTATGGTGCGGTAAATAAGGAATCCGCTGAGACAGGACTTTTTAATCTGGAAGAAAAATGGGGTGAGAAATACCCTATCGTTATCAAGTCTTGGCAGGATAACTGGGAAAGGCTTACTGAATACTTCCAGTTTACGTCGGATATACGACGTATGATTTATACCACGAATACAGTCGAGGGCTATCACCGCCAAGTGCGGAAAGTGACAAAAAACAAGGGCGTGTTCCCTAACGACACCGCCCTTGAAAAGTTGGTTTATCTCGCTTACCGCAACATACGCAAGAAATGGACCATGCCCATAGCCAACTGGGCGGCCATCGCACAACAATTAGCGATAAAGTTTGGAGACAGATTTAAATTGTTGTAACTTTACGCTCGTCGGGAGTGCTGGTGCACCCCCTTGGCGCTGGCCGATCCCCGACCGATGAGCTTGGAAGAAAACGCCGCATGACACAGTTTATTTTACGTCTCCTCGTACTTCCTATTTTGTTAACTTTTTCCGGTGAAAAGTTTGGCTGTAACGGGGAAACTGTTTATCTTTGCATCCGTTCTCCAAAAAACTGCGGAAATAGCTCAGTTGGTAGAGCATAACCTTGCCAAGGTTAGGGTCGCGAGTTCGAGTCTCGTTTTCCGCTCTCCTTTTTAAGGATGCTCGAATGGTGGAATGGTAGACACGAAGGACTTAAAATCCTTTGGCCATTGCGGCTGTGCGGGTTCAAGTCCCGCTTCGAGTACTTGAAGGGACGAACGGTGATTTTCACTGTTCGTCTCTCTTTTTTTATCTTCATTATTCGTTGGAAATGAGTAGTTTAGCAGAAAGAATTGATTGACGGTTTTAGGTTCAATATGCTCGTTATTTTTGTCGTAGATAAACCCGTCGGGAAATACCAATTTTTGTAACCTCCTTCTTCCTTCTAATCCTTGTAATTCCCATAAATTGAATAAGTTAGAGCGCATTGAGAACGCATAATCAATGAATTTATCAAGGTTCAATATTTCTGTGTTCACCTTTGAATATTCTACCTGCAAACTTCTGATTTCTGCTTCTAATCTCGTCATTACCTTTACGCAAATTTCTTGTTTCTTTGTGTCGGAACAAAGTGCATAATTGG from the Bacteroides eggerthii genome contains:
- a CDS encoding IS256 family transposase; this encodes MSEEFDFESIKNKALEQLKSGKPLLGKDGAFAPLLESILNAALEGEMDAHLSEDERMSGNRRNGKMQKQVQTSMGEVTVSTPRDRNSTFEPQFIKKRETILAEGVADRIIGLYALGNSTREISDWMEENLGNRVSAETISAITDRVLPEIKAWRSRSLDSVYPIVWMDAIHYKVMDERGCAVTRAIYNVLALDSEGHKDLLGMYISKNEGANFWLNVLTDLQTRGVCDILIACVDGLKGFPDAIQSVFPDTIVQLCIVHQVRNSIKYVGSKHQKEFMRDLKHVYGAVNKESAETGLFNLEEKWGEKYPIVIKSWQDNWERLTEYFQFTSDIRRMIYTTNTVEGYHRQVRKVTKNKGVFPNDTALEKLVYLAYRNIRKKWTMPIANWAAIAQQLAIKFGDRFKLL
- the ribD gene encoding bifunctional diaminohydroxyphosphoribosylaminopyrimidine deaminase/5-amino-6-(5-phosphoribosylamino)uracil reductase RibD, giving the protein MEEEKYMRRCIQLAQNGLCNTAPNPMVGAVIVCDGKIIGEGYHIRCGEAHAEVNAIRSVKEPSLLKRSTIYVSLEPCAHYGKTPPCADLIIEKQIPRIVIGCQDPFAKVAGRGIQKLKDAGREVIVGVLEEDCKNLIRRFVTFHSLHRPYITLKWAESADKHIDKCRKDGKPVILSTPLTSMLVHKRRAEHSTIMVGTHTAELDNPSLTVRNWQGQSPVRIVIDRQQRLSPSLHLFDDSIRTLVFTGQPHAAFPNTEYIVIDFQQNILPQIMQHLYAQGLQSLLVEGGSYLLQSFINAELWDEIFVEESPLKLFSGVKAPEIGNKIPYVNEQYFGRNFRHYIATRLG
- a CDS encoding isoprenyl transferase, with protein sequence MLNTEELDLSRIPQHVAIIMDGNGRWAKLRGQERSYGHQAGAETVHIIAEEASKLGIKYLTLYTFSTENWNRPSNEVAALMALLFDSIEEETFMKNNISFRIIGDLTKLPDNVRERLETCVAHTANNTGMSLVLAISYSSHWEITEAARQIAILVQKGELAPDRIDSHLFSQHLTTNFMPDPDLLIRTGGEVRLSNYLLWQCAYSELYFCDTYWPDFREEALHKAIYDYQKRERRFGKTSEQIS
- the prmC gene encoding peptide chain release factor N(5)-glutamine methyltransferase, with the protein product MNVSVSYIRRALQESYSVQEAANLSRIVCCEMLGQTTIDYYLGKDIILSSKEMQKLNGILARLLNFEPIQYIQGTARFLERSYHVAPGVLIPRPETEELVEVMLREISSDARILDIGTGSGCIAISLSKAFPNAKVTAWDVSEDALCIARRNNDDLQASVCFVKQDVLAWGGDGGQCYDVIVSNPPYITESEKQEMERNVLDWEPFSALFVPNNDPLLFYRRIGELGRMMLVDGGRLYFEINRAYGEATAMMLCGQGYTGIRILKDISGNDRFVIAER
- a CDS encoding polyketide cyclase → MTKFESAVKVIPASQNAVYEKLSDLNNLDKVKDRLPQDKVKNLSFDKENLSIEVPPVGKIVLQIVEKEPCKCIKFATTSSPLPFNLWIQIVPVTETECKMKLTIGMELNPFMKTMVQKPLQEGLEKMAETLSLIKY
- a CDS encoding DUF6242 domain-containing protein encodes the protein MRIKFLAIIASFIFVSIAISSCLDSDDNTIELSSDATVHAFALDTIYGKHYKFTIDQLHREIYNQDSLPVGADTIIDRILIDTFLVSGWITAGLNDTIFVQTDSVDLTGAVNNNDGMKFKVHAPDLSTVREYTLKIRKHKQDPDSLVWDRMASALPGIPSVKGQKAILFNNDLWVFTQNAAYKTSTKPSEYGWETADAYIDFPTDAKLATLVNVKYEEGATSTTSREQLYIVTENKQVFTSQDGIQWEIVPKLGSDVQALVAGFPNTLTVITDNGVYSTSDNGESQNSGQFDDTNYHPTANIYSANFETNYQLQTIMVGTTSNSDLSQTVPWVSNDGRNWFPLDNTAYDAFCPALKNPVVMNYGNIFYIFGSEDVNRLNVIYSSVDGISWRKTEKKFLLDKDMAGITAPYSIVVDSPYIWVIFGGDGKTNAVWRGHLNKLMPAIP
- the argH gene encoding argininosuccinate lyase, giving the protein MVQKLWEKSVQVNKDIERFTVGRDREMDLYLAKHDVLGSMAHITMLESIGLLAKDELSLLLAELKNIYVTAEKGEFVIEEGVEDVHSQVELMLTRKLGDIGKKIHSGRSRNDQVLLDLKLFTRTQIKEIAEAVEQLFHVLIMQSERYKDVLMPGYTHLQIAMPSSFGLWFGAYAESLVDDMLFLQAAFKMCNRNPLGSAAGYGSSFPLNRTMTTRLLGFDSLNYNVVYAQMGRGKMERNVAFALATIAGTLSKLAFDACLFNSQNFGFVKLPDDCTTGSSIMPHKKNPDVFELTRAKCNKLQSLPQQIMMIANNLPSGYFRDLQIIKEVFLPAFQELKDCLQMATYIMNEIKVNEHILDDDKYLFIFSVEEVNSLVREGMPFRDAYKKVGLDIEAGKFSHDKEVHHTHEGSIGNLCNDEISVLMQKVVDGFNFGTMEQAEKALLSR
- a CDS encoding regulatory protein RecX, which translates into the protein MIEITETDALSRLAAYCSTAEHCRAEVTEKLQRWGISYDAIDRIINRLEQEKYIDEERFCRAFIHDKYRFAKWGKIKIGQALQLKKIPQRVFFPYLNEIDEDEYLAILNNLLMTKRKSVHAENEFELTNKLVRFALSRGFEMKDIRHCITLSDENDNLE
- the pyrE gene encoding orotate phosphoribosyltransferase codes for the protein MKTLERLFAEKLLKIKAIKLQPANPFTWASGWKSPFYCDNRKTLSYPSLRNFVKLEITRLILERFGQVDAIAGVATGAIPQGALVADALNLPFVYVRSTPKDHGLENLIEGELRPGMKVVVVEDLISTGGSSLKAVEAIRRDGCEVIGMVAAYTYGFPVAEKAFKEAKVPLVTLTNYEAVMEVALRTGYIEEEDVATLNEWRKDPAHWDAGK